A stretch of Bordetella genomosp. 13 DNA encodes these proteins:
- a CDS encoding capsular polysaccharide export protein, LipB/KpsS family, producing the protein MAAAKALFDSLHFLTSAVKAAKQSLRRVAGPGEPIYKLPDYRMPGVIHDALAPFDLQGDNWFQDEDLPIAIFWGFNPWKRPYMQAFFPGHKLAFVRGTRTYLGLAKFLTRFPQHREVIFVGWGTKLPAYARRFAQRHSISMRFVEDGFLRSFHPGALHTRPYSLAIDASAPYYDTSSTTDLRRILESAPATQDEVAANKAEAGIALMRAAFLTKYYSLRIESEVWTPPPLGGQALVLVVGQVEDDASIRLGYKRHAHEPRFSNYLLVKQAVESHPGACVLYRPHPDTFHNGRKSRREAEIARLCTMIAPTVPLHAVFPYVKHVYVGTSLVGLEAALWGIPVTTLGLPFYAATEKIRSLQSSRVTPMPRLGISALFQAVYLDYPKYVHPDSDELADFFDIASYFVVEKFKHLVLDGVPAHELDVPALERIADYLSPPLKLFLHLLRVGRLGVDSPQEIVGLAGSPLRYQDVPQFSELLIKACRFDALALYLSKTVHQFSAEIEILKNRKALMARVLDIIVDNEKALRGRVGFLLPDVVDWIAPQKFPGYIIPDDLLLGYARALSNNLQYDLLERVVFNIEHAAADSMAYGVPLLRALTALLTAKPARSERNAGKRAELSERAARLYQNSLLLEGKTDPLFARALADLALDAPHACKAVCEEMLERLDAEAAGESRPLLEQYKRNSGQVYMLVSYLTRQSMHDTVDRLMAALECDEQKDDRAVLQRLRILVERHEFAKFHALHAGLSEELKARLDVNEMHVRALMEQGDFLSAHRIVRAALNQTNITRRKRALLYEQQEKIAFSLEASRILDAVPQPHLPKGVVVLGTFTDYKALAMLVPALMEVRRKGYAVVSLINGVLRQTPTGLPFIDQLIGLLPASTASRKSSHKNDWYVHWNEREVSCNGVNYYQGFYESLSNFFRRYVVDLNDQAVRRNFFYRLVRADDSLEACNRIYRDVVRRGMPCIILSGDGHVVPHSIFRDFCRAQNHPLLSYVNVNIGYENYFTNLGGRYSSTMTVTDHTLFPNHRAPFLARPDRFERWYAAEKDNEVYRKRADELIQTNRVHAHGDGASRALIEYLQGQRSTGRRVVCCLGKIPIDLGVPFDGGPAHEDLKDWLNHTIDVVRGQEDILLLIKPHPHEIQPSIALDLLDGFADLIEGPIPSNVRLLGHREINNHQLAPCLDLTLMWNGSSAAELAALGVPVMMASHFGRHDYPIDLLYPTDRDDYEAFIRGGLYKRPDDETRRRAAYLIAYLETSDVTIRNDYAWRPVTNDSVGVPSWRPERVDSLLRNGDPEMARAAARILERFEGACD; encoded by the coding sequence ATGGCAGCTGCAAAAGCGTTATTCGATAGCCTTCATTTTCTGACGTCCGCCGTCAAAGCCGCGAAACAATCGCTCCGGCGCGTAGCTGGTCCTGGCGAGCCGATTTACAAGTTGCCGGATTATCGCATGCCCGGCGTAATACACGATGCGCTCGCTCCCTTCGACCTTCAAGGCGATAACTGGTTCCAAGATGAGGATCTCCCGATTGCTATTTTCTGGGGATTCAATCCCTGGAAGCGACCGTACATGCAGGCGTTCTTTCCTGGCCATAAGCTGGCATTCGTGCGAGGTACGAGGACGTACTTGGGTTTGGCCAAGTTTCTAACTCGGTTTCCGCAGCACCGTGAGGTTATTTTTGTCGGCTGGGGAACCAAGCTGCCGGCATACGCTCGGCGTTTTGCGCAACGACATAGTATTAGCATGCGCTTCGTTGAGGACGGCTTTCTGCGATCGTTCCATCCCGGTGCGCTTCATACGCGACCTTACTCGCTAGCGATTGACGCTTCGGCACCTTACTATGATACAAGCAGTACCACGGATCTCCGCCGAATACTAGAGTCCGCACCAGCCACCCAGGACGAAGTGGCCGCTAATAAAGCGGAGGCCGGCATTGCACTTATGCGCGCTGCGTTCCTAACGAAGTACTATTCGCTGAGGATTGAAAGCGAAGTTTGGACGCCTCCGCCTTTAGGGGGGCAGGCTCTCGTGTTGGTGGTAGGGCAAGTTGAAGACGATGCGTCGATTCGCTTGGGCTATAAGCGCCACGCCCATGAACCGCGCTTCTCGAACTACTTGTTAGTAAAGCAAGCAGTAGAATCGCACCCAGGCGCATGTGTGCTGTACCGACCCCATCCCGATACATTCCATAATGGCCGGAAGTCTAGGCGCGAGGCAGAAATTGCGCGTCTATGTACAATGATCGCGCCAACGGTCCCGCTTCATGCGGTTTTCCCGTATGTGAAGCATGTTTATGTGGGCACCTCTCTCGTTGGGTTGGAGGCCGCGTTGTGGGGCATTCCAGTCACTACGTTGGGCTTGCCGTTCTACGCCGCGACCGAGAAGATCCGCTCCCTGCAGAGTTCCCGTGTGACGCCAATGCCGCGTTTAGGCATTTCGGCGCTATTTCAGGCGGTCTACCTCGATTATCCGAAGTATGTGCATCCCGACAGCGACGAATTGGCGGATTTTTTCGATATTGCTTCCTACTTCGTCGTAGAGAAGTTCAAGCATTTGGTTCTAGATGGCGTTCCTGCCCACGAGTTGGACGTACCGGCTCTTGAACGGATTGCAGATTACCTATCGCCGCCTCTCAAACTGTTCCTTCACTTGCTTAGGGTGGGGCGGCTCGGGGTAGACAGCCCGCAAGAGATCGTCGGCCTTGCAGGATCGCCTTTGCGTTATCAGGACGTTCCGCAGTTCTCGGAACTTCTTATCAAGGCCTGCCGATTCGATGCGCTGGCGCTTTATTTGTCCAAAACGGTTCACCAGTTCTCCGCGGAGATCGAGATTCTCAAGAACCGCAAGGCATTGATGGCGAGGGTGCTTGACATCATTGTCGACAATGAGAAGGCACTCAGAGGCCGGGTAGGCTTTTTGCTGCCGGACGTCGTGGATTGGATCGCGCCCCAAAAATTTCCTGGCTACATCATTCCCGACGACTTGCTCCTTGGATACGCCCGGGCTCTATCCAACAACCTGCAGTACGATCTGTTGGAGAGGGTCGTGTTTAACATCGAGCACGCTGCTGCCGACAGCATGGCATATGGCGTCCCCCTGCTGCGTGCCTTGACGGCTCTGTTAACTGCCAAACCAGCGCGCAGCGAGCGTAACGCGGGGAAGCGCGCCGAATTGTCGGAACGGGCGGCGCGACTTTACCAAAACAGTCTTTTGCTCGAAGGCAAAACCGACCCGCTATTTGCTAGGGCGCTGGCGGACTTGGCGCTGGACGCACCGCATGCTTGTAAAGCCGTCTGCGAAGAGATGCTCGAGCGCCTGGATGCCGAGGCGGCGGGTGAGAGTCGACCATTGCTCGAACAGTACAAAAGGAATAGTGGCCAGGTATACATGCTGGTCTCTTATCTTACCCGTCAGTCCATGCACGACACGGTCGACCGCTTGATGGCCGCGCTTGAGTGCGACGAACAGAAGGACGACCGGGCCGTGTTGCAAAGACTGCGGATCCTAGTGGAGCGGCACGAGTTCGCAAAGTTCCATGCGCTGCACGCCGGGCTCTCTGAGGAACTGAAGGCGCGGCTGGATGTGAACGAAATGCACGTCCGCGCCCTTATGGAACAAGGCGACTTCTTGTCGGCTCATCGCATCGTGCGGGCTGCGTTGAACCAAACGAACATTACGCGTCGGAAGCGCGCGCTGCTATACGAGCAGCAAGAGAAGATAGCGTTCTCTCTGGAGGCTAGCCGCATTCTCGACGCCGTCCCGCAACCACATTTGCCTAAAGGTGTGGTTGTGCTCGGCACATTCACCGACTATAAAGCATTGGCAATGCTAGTGCCGGCACTGATGGAGGTTCGTAGGAAAGGCTATGCTGTCGTTTCTCTGATCAATGGCGTGCTGCGGCAAACTCCGACGGGGTTGCCATTCATAGACCAGTTGATTGGCTTATTGCCAGCGTCCACAGCGTCACGGAAAAGCAGCCATAAGAATGACTGGTATGTGCACTGGAACGAAAGGGAAGTGTCCTGCAATGGTGTCAATTACTACCAGGGCTTCTATGAGTCACTTTCTAATTTCTTCAGGCGTTATGTCGTCGACCTGAACGACCAAGCCGTCAGGCGAAATTTTTTCTACCGGTTGGTGCGAGCGGACGATAGCCTGGAGGCTTGCAATCGCATTTATAGGGATGTGGTCCGGCGCGGGATGCCTTGCATAATCTTGAGCGGGGATGGGCACGTTGTGCCACATTCCATATTCCGCGATTTTTGTCGCGCTCAGAATCACCCGTTGCTGTCATATGTCAACGTAAACATCGGCTACGAGAATTATTTCACCAATCTGGGCGGGCGCTACTCGTCCACGATGACGGTGACCGACCATACATTGTTTCCAAACCACCGCGCTCCCTTCCTCGCGCGCCCAGACCGTTTCGAGCGCTGGTACGCTGCTGAGAAGGATAATGAAGTCTATCGGAAGCGCGCCGACGAACTGATTCAGACTAACCGCGTACATGCGCATGGAGATGGGGCAAGCCGTGCGCTGATTGAGTATCTGCAGGGTCAGCGATCCACAGGGCGGAGAGTTGTATGCTGTCTAGGCAAAATACCAATCGACTTGGGAGTGCCGTTCGATGGTGGGCCTGCCCACGAGGACCTGAAAGACTGGCTGAACCACACGATAGATGTAGTGCGTGGCCAGGAAGATATCCTGCTGTTGATCAAGCCGCATCCGCATGAGATTCAACCGTCCATCGCGCTGGACCTGTTGGATGGCTTCGCGGATCTGATCGAAGGGCCGATACCGTCGAATGTCCGCCTCTTGGGCCATCGCGAGATCAATAACCATCAGCTTGCGCCTTGTCTAGACTTGACGCTGATGTGGAACGGTTCATCAGCAGCAGAATTGGCCGCGCTCGGAGTTCCCGTAATGATGGCTTCGCATTTTGGGCGGCACGACTATCCCATCGACTTGCTTTATCCGACTGATCGCGACGATTATGAAGCGTTTATCCGAGGCGGCCTCTATAAGAGGCCCGACGATGAGACCAGACGTCGAGCAGCGTACCTGATCGCTTATCTGGAAACGTCCGACGTCACGATCAGGAACGACTACGCCTGGCGACCTGTGACCAACGATAGTGTGGGCGTCCCGTCGTGGCGCCCGGAGCGTGTCGATAGCTTACTCAGGAATGGGGATCCAGAGATGGCGCGTGCAGCAGCACGCATCCTGGAGCGGTTCGAAGGAGCCTGCGACTGA
- the pseG gene encoding UDP-2,4-diacetamido-2,4,6-trideoxy-beta-L-altropyranose hydrolase → MGLMKRSLVIRADASEVVGTGHVYRCLALADEARMCDWAVAFICRAAPGHLGELLAARGYRVHFVDDDEDWEVDARAASHVLRSIGTVDWLVVDHYGLDARWESAVRAYVDRIAVFDDLANRPHASDLLVDSSHDPAESCLYRPLTPSGCRLAIGLGYVPLRREFFERRPPVRSHHDVRRILVTLGGNDPLNATELALDALNSAQFAHIQVDVTLGTSNPRLRSLQDKAANMPNVNAYVQHSRMVDLMEQADLCLGAGGTTAWERCYMGLPALVLVLADNQRDLAAKLDRLGCARNLGFAGSLDVMSLRAALFDAVEDSAWRQRAGLRGKQMIDGGGVSRLLALMSELHPT, encoded by the coding sequence ATGGGGCTCATGAAGCGCAGTTTAGTGATCCGCGCCGACGCCTCTGAGGTCGTTGGAACGGGTCATGTGTATCGCTGTCTTGCGTTAGCGGACGAAGCCCGGATGTGCGATTGGGCCGTTGCTTTCATCTGTCGAGCCGCACCCGGGCATCTGGGTGAGCTGCTGGCTGCACGCGGGTACCGCGTGCATTTTGTGGACGACGATGAAGACTGGGAGGTTGATGCCCGTGCCGCAAGCCACGTGCTACGTTCGATCGGCACTGTAGATTGGCTAGTTGTCGACCATTACGGTTTGGATGCTCGTTGGGAGAGCGCCGTCAGGGCATATGTTGACCGCATCGCGGTCTTCGATGACCTAGCCAACCGCCCGCACGCATCCGACTTGTTGGTCGACAGTTCTCACGATCCTGCTGAGTCCTGCCTATACCGTCCTCTAACTCCCTCGGGGTGCCGGCTGGCTATTGGGTTAGGTTACGTACCCTTGCGGAGAGAGTTTTTCGAGAGACGACCACCGGTGCGTAGCCACCATGACGTGCGACGCATCCTGGTGACACTAGGGGGAAACGACCCTTTGAATGCTACCGAGTTGGCACTGGACGCACTGAACAGTGCCCAGTTCGCGCATATTCAGGTCGACGTTACTTTGGGTACATCAAACCCTCGCCTGCGAAGCTTGCAGGATAAGGCTGCCAATATGCCAAATGTTAATGCATACGTGCAGCATTCCCGCATGGTCGACCTGATGGAGCAAGCCGATCTCTGCCTAGGGGCAGGCGGGACCACGGCTTGGGAGCGATGCTACATGGGCCTGCCGGCGTTGGTGCTGGTATTGGCGGATAACCAAAGGGATTTGGCTGCCAAGTTGGACCGTCTGGGCTGCGCCCGCAACCTCGGCTTCGCGGGAAGTCTTGACGTCATGTCTTTGCGAGCTGCGCTGTTTGATGCTGTCGAGGATTCCGCGTGGCGGCAGCGGGCTGGCTTGCGTGGCAAACAGATGATAGATGGTGGCGGCGTCAGCCGTTTGCTGGCCTTGATGTCGGAATTACATCCCACTTGA
- the pseH gene encoding UDP-4-amino-4,6-dideoxy-N-acetyl-beta-L-altrosamine N-acetyltransferase yields MTIQLRYESLTLRPLAVSDSSLIFAWRNDANVRKAMFSGDLIEISQHEAWLSRTLGDPSCAYFIFEIAERPAGLVGFSEMGDRDLRARWTFHVRPDLRIPGAGTAMGFLAVDRAFRELGRHKLCGEVLADNERSLRMHRRLGFRREGIRTAHVHKAGTWMDVHEYALLAEEWAGIRGAIHEALFSEFQRPKPKVLFTGGGGSASQSLQEQWSERYELYFADANPEAFPPGIPQSRRCVIPLARDPAFTETVAALCKRERIDLIVPGVDEELLAFARMHGAPGWPRIMLPETKFIEQMLDKLVSAQAIEAAGLDVPMTRPLERASEVGFPLIAKPRTGRGSRGVMRLDRPEQVAAYLALQAGKPEDFIAQQLVLGDEYTVCVAADGGILPREVIPVRAMEKRGITLRAKTDRATSVIEYAKAFQAHFRASGCYNIQCMLTPDGKVLPFEVNPRISTTFVLAIATGFDPIPMALGGEIEMGKFERHAEWSLHRSWFSAITKTR; encoded by the coding sequence ATGACAATACAATTGAGATATGAAAGCTTGACGCTTCGCCCGCTGGCAGTTTCAGATTCCTCGCTGATATTCGCGTGGCGCAACGATGCGAATGTTCGAAAGGCCATGTTCAGCGGCGACCTGATTGAAATTTCCCAGCATGAGGCTTGGCTGTCGCGGACACTTGGCGATCCTTCATGTGCATATTTCATTTTCGAAATCGCTGAGCGCCCCGCGGGACTAGTAGGTTTTTCAGAAATGGGCGACCGGGATCTGCGTGCGCGGTGGACCTTTCATGTGCGCCCGGATCTGAGAATCCCAGGCGCTGGAACTGCCATGGGATTCTTGGCCGTGGACCGTGCGTTCCGAGAGCTGGGCCGGCATAAACTATGCGGTGAAGTGCTCGCGGACAACGAGAGGTCGCTGCGCATGCACCGACGACTGGGGTTTCGCCGTGAAGGGATTCGGACTGCCCATGTCCACAAGGCGGGGACCTGGATGGACGTACATGAGTACGCGCTGTTGGCTGAAGAGTGGGCCGGCATTCGAGGGGCGATCCACGAAGCACTTTTCTCCGAATTCCAGCGGCCCAAGCCCAAAGTACTGTTCACTGGCGGCGGTGGCTCGGCATCGCAATCGTTGCAGGAGCAGTGGTCCGAACGCTATGAGCTCTATTTTGCCGATGCGAACCCAGAGGCTTTTCCTCCCGGTATACCGCAATCGCGGCGCTGCGTGATTCCGTTAGCTCGAGACCCTGCGTTCACCGAAACAGTCGCCGCGCTATGCAAGCGGGAGAGGATCGATCTGATCGTGCCCGGCGTGGACGAGGAGTTGCTTGCGTTCGCGCGTATGCACGGCGCGCCGGGGTGGCCCCGCATCATGCTTCCCGAAACCAAATTCATAGAGCAAATGTTAGATAAGTTGGTCAGCGCTCAAGCAATCGAGGCGGCGGGACTTGATGTGCCGATGACCCGGCCGCTGGAGCGGGCGTCGGAGGTCGGGTTCCCGCTGATCGCGAAACCAAGAACGGGCCGAGGGTCGCGAGGAGTGATGCGTCTTGATAGGCCCGAACAGGTTGCGGCATATCTGGCGTTGCAAGCGGGGAAACCGGAAGATTTCATCGCACAGCAGTTGGTCCTCGGAGACGAGTACACGGTCTGCGTGGCAGCTGATGGTGGCATCCTACCGCGAGAGGTGATTCCTGTTCGCGCAATGGAGAAACGCGGCATCACGCTCCGTGCGAAAACCGACCGCGCGACATCGGTAATTGAGTACGCGAAGGCATTTCAGGCGCATTTTCGCGCATCTGGTTGCTACAACATACAGTGTATGTTGACTCCGGATGGGAAAGTGCTGCCATTTGAAGTGAATCCACGGATCTCGACGACGTTCGTTCTTGCTATCGCAACGGGTTTCGATCCCATTCCTATGGCGCTCGGCGGAGAGATCGAAATGGGGAAGTTCGAACGCCATGCGGAATGGAGCTTGCATCGTAGCTGGTTCAGCGCGATCACGAAAACGAGGTGA
- a CDS encoding N-acetylneuraminate synthase family protein gives MEIEINGRKVGDGQPAFVIAEIGSNHNQDYDLALRMIDAALMAGADAVKFQTFKADRHVSRRAESPSYLKDRNIQDLLRSLELNRDWQAGLQAHTEGQGGIFFSSPCDFEAVDGLEAIGAPAHKVASFDLTDTDLIGYIARTGKPMILSTGLADWMDIQRGIDTAKKLGNDQLVLLQCTSLYPAPPHLSNLRAMDTMRHAFGVLTGYSDHTLGSTVSMAAVARGACMIEKHFTLDRTLPGPDHSFAMEPQEFSEMVRGMREIESALGDGSKNGPRPEEQEMAEKVRRSLHAARDIEEGEKISADMLVIKRPGHGLAPFLRPHILGRTARRRIEADEWITWDMV, from the coding sequence ATGGAGATTGAGATCAACGGGCGAAAGGTGGGCGATGGACAGCCCGCATTCGTGATCGCCGAAATCGGCTCGAACCATAATCAAGATTACGATCTGGCTTTGCGGATGATTGATGCAGCGCTGATGGCCGGGGCGGACGCTGTCAAGTTCCAGACATTCAAAGCAGACAGGCATGTATCGCGTCGTGCGGAGAGTCCCTCATATCTGAAGGACCGCAATATTCAAGACCTGTTGCGGAGCCTGGAGTTGAACCGTGACTGGCAGGCAGGCCTGCAGGCGCACACGGAGGGCCAGGGAGGCATTTTCTTCTCATCGCCTTGCGACTTCGAGGCCGTAGACGGCCTCGAAGCCATCGGAGCTCCCGCCCACAAAGTTGCTTCTTTCGACCTCACGGACACCGACCTGATTGGGTATATCGCGCGCACCGGCAAGCCAATGATTCTATCGACCGGTCTGGCTGACTGGATGGATATCCAGAGAGGTATAGACACAGCCAAGAAGCTTGGCAACGACCAACTTGTGCTGCTGCAATGCACTTCGCTGTATCCTGCCCCGCCTCACTTGTCCAATCTGCGCGCGATGGACACGATGCGCCATGCCTTCGGCGTGTTGACCGGTTATTCCGACCATACGCTGGGGAGTACGGTTTCTATGGCGGCTGTGGCGCGCGGTGCGTGCATGATCGAGAAGCACTTCACGCTTGACCGCACCCTCCCTGGGCCCGATCACAGTTTCGCCATGGAGCCGCAGGAGTTCAGCGAGATGGTTCGCGGGATGCGCGAGATAGAGAGCGCTCTTGGTGACGGGTCGAAGAACGGCCCGCGTCCAGAGGAGCAGGAGATGGCTGAGAAGGTACGGCGCTCCTTGCACGCAGCCAGGGACATCGAGGAAGGTGAGAAGATATCGGCCGACATGCTCGTCATTAAGCGACCAGGGCATGGATTGGCGCCGTTCCTGCGCCCGCACATCCTTGGTCGGACGGCTCGGCGCAGGATCGAAGCAGATGAGTGGATTACTTGGGATATGGTCTGA
- a CDS encoding NAD-dependent epimerase/dehydratase family protein, with the protein MELVVVTGAGGYLGDEVLRCVRASGKNAIGLSRQPRAGLELCDMLDYEQLARFMDEAKPSVVIHSAWETPKTSAGYGDKLSSARGLAMVDNLLAATDASVIYISSMAVYGDGEAHVPRSEDDAGRPQSSYGIAKWEGERKFACAHRSGFAVRLPGLFGGSRCGGLVRGAMEALGRGELPTLPPGPLLWAAMHVSDAAEQVARLCARSPGPGFAPVNVGYEGTFSVSYFVQILEELYAKPIPYDIVHPKFSFDLRRARELGLVPRRDFKQALEQLKQELE; encoded by the coding sequence ATGGAACTGGTCGTCGTCACAGGAGCGGGCGGCTACCTTGGAGATGAGGTCTTGCGCTGCGTCAGGGCTTCGGGAAAGAATGCAATAGGACTTTCGCGCCAGCCTCGTGCCGGACTCGAGTTGTGCGACATGCTCGATTACGAGCAGTTGGCCCGGTTCATGGACGAGGCCAAGCCGTCCGTCGTGATTCACTCCGCCTGGGAAACACCGAAAACCAGCGCGGGTTATGGCGACAAGCTGAGCAGCGCCCGAGGTCTAGCAATGGTCGACAATCTATTGGCTGCCACGGACGCGTCAGTCATCTACATTTCCTCAATGGCAGTCTACGGCGACGGCGAGGCACATGTGCCGCGCTCCGAAGACGATGCTGGTAGGCCACAATCATCTTACGGCATTGCAAAGTGGGAGGGCGAACGAAAGTTCGCCTGCGCCCATCGAAGCGGGTTCGCCGTTCGACTGCCCGGTTTGTTCGGCGGGTCGCGGTGTGGCGGCTTGGTGCGCGGAGCGATGGAGGCCCTCGGTCGCGGGGAGTTGCCGACATTACCTCCAGGACCGCTGCTCTGGGCCGCCATGCACGTCAGCGATGCGGCGGAGCAGGTTGCTCGCCTCTGCGCTCGGTCCCCCGGCCCGGGTTTTGCGCCGGTCAATGTCGGCTATGAAGGCACGTTCTCCGTGTCCTACTTCGTTCAGATACTGGAAGAACTTTATGCCAAGCCTATTCCATACGATATTGTCCATCCGAAGTTTTCTTTTGATCTGCGTCGTGCTCGAGAGCTCGGCCTTGTTCCTCGTCGCGATTTCAAGCAGGCCTTGGAACAACTGAAACAGGAGCTTGAATGA
- a CDS encoding inositol monophosphatase family protein gives MTSIDFAPVADVLRQAGDLILDWRHDKAQRRLHSVRDFKTQADARAHEWISDRLAGLYPGLPVLSEEAEWKRSRPSAYWLIDPIDGTASWYEGYSGFATQAAFIDRGMVLYGVVCAPALGVVWEGISGKGAWRNGESLPRLVPSDRLLVCDNYPDARRAARTLVDRLPATGYVESGSLGIKCCLIADGTADVFVKDVVTRDWDIAPAAPVLAAVGAVLSLPNGAPYLFDGAMEKPEGVLVARDPELAARAVGILEKP, from the coding sequence ATGACGTCCATCGACTTCGCTCCAGTTGCCGACGTGTTGCGCCAAGCTGGTGACCTCATACTTGACTGGCGGCACGATAAGGCTCAGCGTCGCCTGCACTCCGTCCGCGATTTCAAGACTCAGGCGGACGCACGCGCTCATGAATGGATCTCTGATAGGCTGGCTGGCTTGTATCCGGGCCTGCCCGTTCTTTCCGAAGAGGCAGAGTGGAAACGATCGCGTCCATCGGCATATTGGCTGATCGACCCGATTGATGGAACTGCCAGCTGGTACGAAGGCTATTCCGGATTTGCTACCCAGGCCGCCTTTATAGATCGCGGTATGGTGCTGTACGGTGTAGTATGCGCGCCGGCGTTGGGCGTCGTATGGGAAGGCATTAGTGGCAAGGGCGCCTGGCGAAATGGCGAGTCGTTGCCGCGCCTTGTCCCCTCCGACCGTCTACTGGTATGCGACAACTATCCTGACGCTAGGCGCGCCGCCAGGACGCTAGTTGATCGACTTCCAGCAACGGGTTACGTCGAAAGCGGGTCCTTGGGTATCAAGTGCTGCCTGATTGCAGATGGTACGGCCGACGTGTTCGTCAAGGATGTGGTGACGCGTGATTGGGACATCGCGCCGGCGGCGCCTGTGCTGGCTGCAGTAGGGGCCGTCCTTAGCCTGCCAAATGGTGCACCGTATTTATTCGACGGCGCGATGGAGAAGCCCGAAGGGGTCCTGGTAGCAAGAGACCCTGAGCTCGCCGCCAGGGCGGTGGGAATATTGGAGAAACCATGA
- a CDS encoding PIG-L deacetylase family protein, translating into MKVAVLAAHADDEVLGCGGTIAKHVAGGDEVRVLLMTDGVGSRGHRQEAAAARMAACKSACAELGVVDPVALDFPDNAMDSVPLLEVVQAIEGQFAGFDPDVIYTHHAHDLNVDHRVTHEAVMTAWRPQPNCARPDILTFETVSSTEWRAPSPMTAFVPNWYEDISQFLDKKMAAVRCYESEMRLWPHVRSNESLLHLARWRGACVGAQAAEAFVLIRHIGKA; encoded by the coding sequence ATGAAAGTTGCTGTCTTGGCTGCGCATGCCGACGACGAGGTCTTGGGGTGCGGTGGCACCATTGCGAAACATGTCGCGGGCGGTGACGAAGTTCGAGTGCTGCTTATGACAGACGGTGTCGGCTCGAGGGGGCATAGGCAGGAAGCCGCCGCGGCCCGTATGGCGGCCTGCAAGTCCGCCTGCGCCGAATTGGGCGTGGTGGATCCTGTCGCGTTGGATTTTCCGGACAACGCGATGGACAGCGTGCCGCTGCTTGAAGTGGTGCAAGCCATAGAGGGGCAGTTCGCCGGCTTCGATCCGGACGTCATATATACCCATCACGCGCATGATTTGAATGTCGACCATCGGGTTACACACGAAGCCGTAATGACGGCCTGGCGTCCTCAGCCTAATTGTGCGCGACCCGATATCCTAACGTTCGAGACCGTCTCCAGTACGGAATGGCGGGCACCATCTCCGATGACGGCTTTCGTGCCCAATTGGTACGAGGATATCTCGCAGTTTCTCGACAAAAAAATGGCGGCAGTGCGCTGTTACGAATCGGAGATGCGGCTCTGGCCGCATGTTCGTTCGAACGAGTCGTTGCTGCATTTGGCTCGGTGGCGTGGCGCGTGCGTGGGCGCGCAAGCTGCCGAAGCATTTGTACTCATACGTCATATTGGAAAGGCTTAA